The following proteins are encoded in a genomic region of Corythoichthys intestinalis isolate RoL2023-P3 chromosome 5, ASM3026506v1, whole genome shotgun sequence:
- the LOC130916596 gene encoding tripartite motif-containing protein 66-like isoform X2, whose protein sequence is MDKVEQTGRISPFRKKKYITGNFPNNIRIRPEDKKILDNSCKAVVRLERLNLVSLVRHLCQNQAEFSEECLDCSWRDDINQNASNIVAVQETEAEPDTFFLDPDRRLITVLQPQPEDLIYYSKCEEPFPTREGVQNCTGERQEMESEDFCAVCLNGGDLLCCDLCPKVYHLACHLPSLLSLPTGDWACSLCRTDNPGRLSHCEKVDAPYALSDCDQGRCEKLTLLLYVHPQSAPFHEPVSHLVKNYYQVIRRPVDLSLIRRKLDKSNTLHYFMPEHFVHDVLLMLKNCATFNYPDSEVARAGRNLEVFFLSKLREIFPDRRFPSACRDRMERARLWWRREEEEGGRRRKRCFLTGKKSKR, encoded by the exons ATGGACAAAGTGGAACAAACAGGCAGAATTTCTccattcaggaaaaaaaaatacattacggGAAATTTTCCCAACAACATAAG GATCCGACCAGAAGACAAGAAAATTCTGGATAATTCCTGCAAAGCCGTAGTGAGACTTGAGCGTCTGAACCTGGTGTCTCTGGTGCGACATCTATGCCAAAACCAAGCGGAGTTCTCCGAAGAATGCTTGGATTGTTCTTGGCGG GATGACATCAACCAAAATGCATCCAACATTGTGGCGGTCCAAGAGACAGAG GCTGAGCCAGACACCTTCTTCTTGGATCCCGACCGGAGGCTGATCACTGTGCTTCAGCCGCAGCCAGAAGATCTGATATACTATTCCAAATGTGAAGAACCATTTCCAACCCGGGAAGGGGTCCAAAACTGCACAGGCGAGCGTCAGGAGATGGAAAGTGAAGACTTCTGTGCAGTGTGTCTGAATGGAGGAGATTTGCTGTGCTGTGATCTTTGTCCCAAGGTTTACCACTTGGCCTGTCACCTTCCTTCGCTGCTCAGCCTTCCAAC GGGTGATTGGGCATGTAGTTTGTGCAGGACTGATAATCCAGGCAGGCTCTCCCACTGCGAAAAAGTCGATGCACCCTACGCTCTGTCTGACTGTGACCAGGGG AGATGTGAGAAGTTAACATTACTGCTGTACGTTCACCCCCAAAGCGCTCCTTTCCATGAGCCTGTTAGCCACCTG GTGAAGAACTACTACCAGGTGATTAGGAGGCCAGTGGACCTGTCGCTGATCCGCAGGAAGCTGGATAAGAGCAACACTCTACACTATTTCATGCCAGAGCACTTTGTCCACGATGTCCTGCTTATGCTCAAGAACTGTGCTACCTTCAACTAT CCAGACTCGGAGGTTGCCCGGGCCGGTCGAAACCTGGAGGTGTTTTTCCTGAGCAAACTGAGGGAGATCTTCCCCGACAGGAGGTTCCCGTCGGCCTGCCGCGACAGGATGGAGCGAGCTCGCCTGTGGTGGCGCCGTGAGGAAGAGGAGGGTGGAAGAAGGAGGAAGAGATGCTTTCTCACTGGCAAAAAATCTAAACGTTAG
- the LOC130916596 gene encoding tripartite motif-containing protein 66-like isoform X1, producing MDKVEQTGRISPFRKKKYITGNFPNNISRIRPEDKKILDNSCKAVVRLERLNLVSLVRHLCQNQAEFSEECLDCSWRDDINQNASNIVAVQETEAEPDTFFLDPDRRLITVLQPQPEDLIYYSKCEEPFPTREGVQNCTGERQEMESEDFCAVCLNGGDLLCCDLCPKVYHLACHLPSLLSLPTGDWACSLCRTDNPGRLSHCEKVDAPYALSDCDQGRCEKLTLLLYVHPQSAPFHEPVSHLVKNYYQVIRRPVDLSLIRRKLDKSNTLHYFMPEHFVHDVLLMLKNCATFNYPDSEVARAGRNLEVFFLSKLREIFPDRRFPSACRDRMERARLWWRREEEEGGRRRKRCFLTGKKSKR from the exons ATGGACAAAGTGGAACAAACAGGCAGAATTTCTccattcaggaaaaaaaaatacattacggGAAATTTTCCCAACAACATAAG CAGGATCCGACCAGAAGACAAGAAAATTCTGGATAATTCCTGCAAAGCCGTAGTGAGACTTGAGCGTCTGAACCTGGTGTCTCTGGTGCGACATCTATGCCAAAACCAAGCGGAGTTCTCCGAAGAATGCTTGGATTGTTCTTGGCGG GATGACATCAACCAAAATGCATCCAACATTGTGGCGGTCCAAGAGACAGAG GCTGAGCCAGACACCTTCTTCTTGGATCCCGACCGGAGGCTGATCACTGTGCTTCAGCCGCAGCCAGAAGATCTGATATACTATTCCAAATGTGAAGAACCATTTCCAACCCGGGAAGGGGTCCAAAACTGCACAGGCGAGCGTCAGGAGATGGAAAGTGAAGACTTCTGTGCAGTGTGTCTGAATGGAGGAGATTTGCTGTGCTGTGATCTTTGTCCCAAGGTTTACCACTTGGCCTGTCACCTTCCTTCGCTGCTCAGCCTTCCAAC GGGTGATTGGGCATGTAGTTTGTGCAGGACTGATAATCCAGGCAGGCTCTCCCACTGCGAAAAAGTCGATGCACCCTACGCTCTGTCTGACTGTGACCAGGGG AGATGTGAGAAGTTAACATTACTGCTGTACGTTCACCCCCAAAGCGCTCCTTTCCATGAGCCTGTTAGCCACCTG GTGAAGAACTACTACCAGGTGATTAGGAGGCCAGTGGACCTGTCGCTGATCCGCAGGAAGCTGGATAAGAGCAACACTCTACACTATTTCATGCCAGAGCACTTTGTCCACGATGTCCTGCTTATGCTCAAGAACTGTGCTACCTTCAACTAT CCAGACTCGGAGGTTGCCCGGGCCGGTCGAAACCTGGAGGTGTTTTTCCTGAGCAAACTGAGGGAGATCTTCCCCGACAGGAGGTTCCCGTCGGCCTGCCGCGACAGGATGGAGCGAGCTCGCCTGTGGTGGCGCCGTGAGGAAGAGGAGGGTGGAAGAAGGAGGAAGAGATGCTTTCTCACTGGCAAAAAATCTAAACGTTAG
- the rpl27a gene encoding 60S ribosomal protein L27a gives MPTKTSKTRKLRGHVSHGHGRVGKHRKHPGGRGNAGGMHHHRINFDKYHPGYFGKVGMRHYHLKRNTKYCPTINLDKLWTLVSEQTRVNYSKKPDGPAPIIDAVRAGYYKVLGKGKLPKQPVIVKAKFFSRRAEEKIKSVGGACVLMA, from the exons ATG CCTACTAAGACGTCCAAGACCAGGAAGCTCCGTGGACATGTAAGCCACGGACACGGTCGAGTTG GCAAGCACAGAAAGCATCCTGGAGGTCGTGGTAATGCTGGTGGCATGCATCACCACAGGATCAACTTTGATAAATA CCATCCCGGGTACTTTGGAAAAGTGGGTATGAGACATTACCACTTGAAGAGGAACACAAAGTACTGCCCTACCATCAACCTGGACAAGCTCTGGACACTGGTGAGCGAGCAGACCAGGGTCAACTACAGCAAGAAGCCTGATGGTCCCGCACCCATCATTGACGCCGTGCGCGCC GGTTACTACAAAGTTTTGGGGAAAGGAAAGCTGCCCAAACAACCCGTCATCGTTAAGGCCAAATTCTTCAGCCGACGGGCTGAGGAAAAAATCAAGTCCGTGGGAGGAGCCTGTGTGCTGATGGCATAA
- the LOC130916564 gene encoding A-kinase-interacting protein 1-like, translated as MDSLTWLNYSLHQTARLGLEVLERASKRMDWTVTPRKHTTNPEEEDERVVYTKNSLAALQEAFSSITDLMAETNIQCKKYYDSMGCTHGPDIEKKHGPRYHKHIPTTSNLSPRGHQQDGSQVEPNDFYVVVPAGSYTISADQPGHQQQTKMIDLKAGDTVSITFNF; from the exons ATGGACAGTCTAACCTGGCTGAATTATTCCCTGCATCAGACTGCCCGCCTGGGGCTGGAGGTTCTGGAGAGGGCCTCCAAGAGGATGGACTGGACTGTCACGCCTCGCAAGCACACTACCAACCCCGAGGAGGAGGATGAACGGGTGGTATACACCAAA AACTCATTGGCAGCACTGCAGGAGGCCTTCTCCTCTATTACTGACTTAATGGCAGAGACCAACATTCAATGCAAA AAGTACTACGACTCAATGGGATGCACTCATGGTCCCGACATCGAGAAGAAACACGGGCCTCGCTACCATAAGCATATCCCTACGACCAGCAATTTGTCCCCTCGGGGACACCAGCAA GATGGCAGTCAAGTTGAACCAAATGACTTCTATGTGGTGGTGCCTGCCGGATCATACACCATCAGCGCGGACCAGCCCGGACATCAGCAGCAAACAAAGATGATCGACCTCAAAGCTGGCGACACAGTCAGCATCACATTTAACTTCTAA